In Pongo abelii isolate AG06213 chromosome 15, NHGRI_mPonAbe1-v2.0_pri, whole genome shotgun sequence, a single window of DNA contains:
- the ZFP36L1 gene encoding mRNA decay activator protein ZFP36L1 (The RefSeq protein has 1 substitution compared to this genomic sequence), with protein MLNYSAPSAGGCLLDRKAVGTPAGGGFPRRHSVTLPSSKFHQNQLISSLKGEPAPALSSRDSRFRDRSFSEGGERLLPTQKRPGGGQVNSSRYKTELCRPFEENGACKYGDKCQFAHGIHELRSLTRHPKYKTELCRTFHTIGFCPYGPRCHFIHNAEERRALAGARDLSADRPRLQHSFSFAGFPSAAATAAATGLLDSPTSITPPPILSADDLLGSPTLPDGTNNPFAFSSQELASLFAPSMGLPGGGSPTTFLFRPMSESPHMFDSPPSPQDSLSDQEGYLSSSSSSHSGSDSPTLDNSRRLPIFSRLSISDD; from the coding sequence ATGCTCAACTATAGTGCTCCCAGTGCAGGGGGCTGCCTGCTGGACAGAAAGGCAGTGGGCACCCCTGCTGGTGGGGGCTTCCCTCGGAggcactcagtcaccctgcccaGCTCCAAGTTCCACCAGAATCAGCTCATCAGCAGCCTCAAGGGTGAGCCAGCCCCCGCTCTGAGCTCGCGAGACAGCCGCTTCCGAGACCGCTCCTTCTCGGAAGGGGGCGAGCGGCTGCTGCCCACCCAGAAGCAGCCTGGGGGCGGCCAGGTCAACTCCAGCCGCTACAAGACGGAGCTGTGCCGCCCCTTTGAGGAAAACGGTGCCTGTAAGTACGGGGACAAGTGCCAGTTCGCACACGGCATCCACGAGCTCCGCAGCCTGACCCGCCACCCCAAGTACAAGACGGAGCTGTGCCGCACCTTCCACACCATCGGCTTTTGCCCCTACGGGCCCCGCTGCCACTTCATCCACAACGCCGAAGAGCGCCGTGCCCTGGCCGGGGCCCGGGACCTCTCCGCTGACCGTCCCCGCCTCCAGCATAGCTTTAGCTTTGCTGGGTTTCCTAGTGCCGCTGCCACCGCCGCTGCCACCGGGCTGCTGGACAGCCCCACGTCCATCACCCCACCCCCTATTCTGAGCGCCgatgacctcctgggctcacctACCCTGCCTGATGGCACCAATAACCCTTTTGCCTTCTCCAGCCAGGAGCTGGCAAGCCTCTTTGCCCCTAGCATGGGGCTGCCCGGGGGTGGCTCCCCGACCACCTTCCTCTTCCGGCCCATGTCCGAGTCCCCTCACATGTTTGACTCTCCCCCCAGCCCTCAGGATTCTCTCTCGGACCAGGAGGGCTACCTGAGCAGCTCCAGcagcagccacagtggctcagacTCCCCGACCTTGGACAACTCAAGACGCCTGCCCATCTTCAGCAGACTTTCCATCTCAGATGACTAA
- the ZFP36L1 gene encoding mRNA decay activator protein ZFP36L1 isoform X1, with protein MTTTLVSATIFDLSEVLCKGNKMLNYSAPSAGGCLLDRKAVGTPAGGGFPRRHSVTLPSSKFHQNQLISSLKGEPAPALSSRDSRFRDRSFSEGGERLLPTQKQPGGGQVNSSRYKTELCRPFEENGACKYGDKCQFAHGIHELRSLTRHPKYKTELCRTFHTIGFCPYGPRCHFIHNAEERRALAGARDLSADRPRLQHSFSFAGFPSAAATAAATGLLDSPTSITPPPILSADDLLGSPTLPDGTNNPFAFSSQELASLFAPSMGLPGGGSPTTFLFRPMSESPHMFDSPPSPQDSLSDQEGYLSSSSSSHSGSDSPTLDNSRRLPIFSRLSISDD; from the exons ATGACCACCACCCTCGTGTCTGCCACCATCTTCGACTTGAGCGAAGTTTTATGCAAG gGTAACAAGATGCTCAACTATAGTGCTCCCAGTGCAGGGGGCTGCCTGCTGGACAGAAAGGCAGTGGGCACCCCTGCTGGTGGGGGCTTCCCTCGGAggcactcagtcaccctgcccaGCTCCAAGTTCCACCAGAATCAGCTCATCAGCAGCCTCAAGGGTGAGCCAGCCCCCGCTCTGAGCTCGCGAGACAGCCGCTTCCGAGACCGCTCCTTCTCGGAAGGGGGCGAGCGGCTGCTGCCCACCCAGAAGCAGCCTGGGGGCGGCCAGGTCAACTCCAGCCGCTACAAGACGGAGCTGTGCCGCCCCTTTGAGGAAAACGGTGCCTGTAAGTACGGGGACAAGTGCCAGTTCGCACACGGCATCCACGAGCTCCGCAGCCTGACCCGCCACCCCAAGTACAAGACGGAGCTGTGCCGCACCTTCCACACCATCGGCTTTTGCCCCTACGGGCCCCGCTGCCACTTCATCCACAACGCCGAAGAGCGCCGTGCCCTGGCCGGGGCCCGGGACCTCTCCGCTGACCGTCCCCGCCTCCAGCATAGCTTTAGCTTTGCTGGGTTTCCTAGTGCCGCTGCCACCGCCGCTGCCACCGGGCTGCTGGACAGCCCCACGTCCATCACCCCACCCCCTATTCTGAGCGCCgatgacctcctgggctcacctACCCTGCCTGATGGCACCAATAACCCTTTTGCCTTCTCCAGCCAGGAGCTGGCAAGCCTCTTTGCCCCTAGCATGGGGCTGCCCGGGGGTGGCTCCCCGACCACCTTCCTCTTCCGGCCCATGTCCGAGTCCCCTCACATGTTTGACTCTCCCCCCAGCCCTCAGGATTCTCTCTCGGACCAGGAGGGCTACCTGAGCAGCTCCAGcagcagccacagtggctcagacTCCCCGACCTTGGACAACTCAAGACGCCTGCCCATCTTCAGCAGACTTTCCATCTCAGATGACTAA